From a region of the Pyxidicoccus xibeiensis genome:
- the dapB gene encoding 4-hydroxy-tetrahydrodipicolinate reductase, whose product MIRTVITGITGRMGSTLLRLARDAGDLQVVGATERPGSAAVGLDAGLAARLGALEVRVVDDLGRALDAAKADVVIDFTSAEVSVAHAKACAARGVALVVGSTGFTPESSAALAESAKAIPIVAAPNMSVGVNVVIRMAAELARVLGQGFDVEVLEAHHRMKKDAPSGTALRLAEVLASSLGRSKEDLTFAREGMIGARPANEIGVQTLRGGDVVGEHTVFFFGEGERIELTHRATSRDQFGLGALRAARWAVGHAPGLYDMADVLGFQRTS is encoded by the coding sequence ATGATTCGCACCGTCATCACCGGCATCACCGGACGCATGGGCAGCACGCTGCTGCGCCTGGCGCGTGACGCGGGAGATTTACAGGTGGTGGGCGCCACGGAGCGTCCGGGCAGCGCCGCCGTGGGGCTGGACGCGGGGCTCGCCGCGCGGCTGGGCGCGCTGGAGGTCCGCGTGGTGGACGACCTGGGCCGGGCCCTGGATGCCGCGAAGGCGGACGTCGTCATCGACTTCACCAGCGCCGAGGTGAGCGTGGCCCACGCGAAGGCGTGCGCGGCGCGCGGCGTGGCGCTGGTGGTGGGCTCCACCGGCTTCACCCCCGAGTCCTCCGCGGCGCTGGCGGAGTCCGCGAAGGCCATTCCCATCGTCGCGGCGCCCAACATGTCCGTGGGCGTCAACGTGGTCATCCGCATGGCGGCGGAGCTGGCGCGGGTGCTGGGGCAGGGCTTCGACGTGGAGGTGCTGGAGGCGCACCACCGCATGAAGAAGGACGCGCCCAGCGGCACCGCGCTGCGGCTGGCGGAGGTGCTGGCCTCCTCGCTCGGGCGGTCGAAGGAGGACCTCACCTTCGCGCGCGAGGGAATGATTGGCGCCCGGCCGGCCAACGAGATTGGTGTGCAGACGCTGCGGGGCGGGGATGTGGTGGGCGAGCACACGGTGTTCTTCTTCGGCGAGGGCGAGCGCATCGAGCTGACGCACCGGGCGACCAGCCGCGACCAGTTCGGGCTGGGGGCGCTGCGGGCCGCGCGGTGGGCGGTGGGCCACGCGCCAGGGCTCTACGACATGGCCGACGTGCTCGGCTTCCAGAGGACTTCATGA
- the dapA gene encoding 4-hydroxy-tetrahydrodipicolinate synthase: MKTFEGSMTALATPFRDGAFDEQAYRALVRYQIEGGTSVLIPMGTTGESVTMTADERARAVKVAVEESKGRVAVVGGGGSNSTAEAIDNVKRVRETGADGTLIVTPYYNKPSQAGLVEHFRAIARAHPGFPIIAYNVPGRTGVDMLPETVQRLCDLPEVVAIKEATGNLFRALEILEKCGERMTLLSGDDFTVLPFIACGGKGVISVSSNVAPRMMADLVAEARAGNIAKARDIQVRMNSLHRLLFVESNPIPVKWALHVMGLFGPELRLPLVPMSEPNASKLRDELRHLGLLKS; the protein is encoded by the coding sequence ATGAAGACCTTCGAAGGCTCCATGACGGCGCTCGCCACCCCGTTTCGCGACGGGGCGTTCGACGAGCAGGCCTACCGGGCCCTGGTGCGCTACCAGATTGAGGGCGGCACCAGTGTCCTGATTCCGATGGGCACCACCGGCGAGTCCGTGACGATGACGGCCGACGAGCGGGCCCGCGCGGTGAAGGTCGCGGTGGAGGAGTCGAAAGGTCGCGTCGCGGTGGTGGGCGGTGGCGGCTCCAACAGCACCGCCGAGGCCATCGACAACGTGAAGCGCGTGCGTGAGACGGGCGCGGACGGCACGCTCATCGTCACGCCGTACTACAACAAGCCCTCGCAGGCGGGCCTGGTGGAGCACTTCCGCGCCATCGCGCGCGCGCACCCGGGCTTCCCCATCATCGCCTACAACGTGCCGGGCCGGACGGGCGTGGACATGCTGCCGGAGACGGTGCAGCGCCTGTGCGACCTCCCCGAGGTGGTGGCCATCAAGGAGGCCACCGGCAACCTCTTCCGCGCGCTCGAAATCCTGGAGAAGTGCGGCGAGCGGATGACGCTGCTATCCGGCGACGACTTCACCGTGCTGCCCTTCATCGCCTGCGGCGGCAAGGGCGTCATCTCCGTGTCCTCCAACGTGGCGCCGCGGATGATGGCGGACCTCGTCGCGGAGGCGCGCGCGGGGAATATCGCGAAGGCCCGCGACATCCAGGTGCGGATGAACAGCCTGCACCGGCTGCTCTTCGTGGAGTCCAACCCCATCCCGGTGAAGTGGGCGCTGCACGTGATGGGCCTGTTCGGCCCGGAGCTGCGCCTGCCGCTGGTGCCCATGAGCGAGCCGAACGCGTCGAAGCTGCGCGACGAGCTGCGCCACCTGGGCCTGCTCAAGAGCTGA
- the lysA gene encoding diaminopimelate decarboxylase — protein sequence MNHFNWRKGVLHAEGVPLPAIADAAGTPTYVYSAATLTRHFRVVSEAFGSTPHLICYSVKANSNLAILKLFSGLGGGFDIVSGGELARVRHVGGDVAKTVFAGVGKTQQEMEAALAAGILLFNVESAEELDALDAVGRRLGKRAPFALRVNPDVDARTHRHISTGLKTSKFGVPFEEAVALYARAKKLKGVRAAGLDCHIGSQLTRTSPMRAALTKVAGLYTALKAQGHPLAYLDVGGGLGITYTDETPPSPEDYARTVLEATRDTGAHLVLEPGRALVGNAGVLLTRVLYRKQTPAKHFVVVDAGMNDLLRPALYEAHHALQPLVKRRGKPVEVDVVGPVCESTDVLARARPLVLPQAGELYAFMSAGAYGMSMASNYNSRPRPAEVMVDGEAWRVVRERERVEDLWRGERA from the coding sequence GTGAACCACTTCAACTGGCGCAAGGGCGTGCTGCACGCTGAGGGCGTGCCGCTGCCGGCCATTGCCGACGCGGCGGGCACGCCCACCTACGTGTACTCCGCCGCCACGCTCACCCGGCACTTCCGGGTGGTGTCGGAGGCCTTCGGGAGCACGCCGCACCTCATCTGCTACTCGGTGAAGGCCAACTCCAACCTGGCCATCCTCAAGCTGTTCTCCGGGCTGGGCGGCGGCTTCGACATCGTCTCCGGCGGCGAGCTGGCTCGCGTGCGGCACGTGGGCGGCGACGTGGCGAAGACGGTGTTCGCCGGCGTGGGCAAGACGCAGCAGGAGATGGAGGCGGCGCTGGCCGCGGGCATCCTCCTGTTCAACGTGGAGAGCGCCGAGGAACTGGACGCGCTGGACGCGGTGGGCCGCCGGCTGGGCAAGCGCGCCCCGTTCGCGCTCCGCGTGAATCCGGACGTGGACGCGCGCACGCACCGCCACATCTCCACCGGGCTGAAGACGTCCAAGTTCGGCGTGCCCTTCGAGGAGGCTGTCGCCCTCTATGCGCGGGCGAAGAAGCTCAAGGGCGTGCGCGCGGCCGGGCTGGACTGCCACATCGGTTCGCAGCTCACCCGCACCTCGCCCATGCGCGCCGCGCTCACCAAGGTGGCCGGCCTGTATACGGCGCTGAAGGCGCAGGGCCACCCGCTGGCATACCTGGACGTGGGCGGCGGCCTGGGCATCACCTACACGGACGAGACGCCGCCGTCCCCCGAGGACTACGCGCGCACCGTGCTGGAGGCGACGCGGGACACCGGCGCGCACCTGGTGCTGGAGCCGGGGCGGGCGCTGGTGGGCAACGCCGGCGTGCTGCTCACCCGCGTGCTGTACCGGAAGCAGACGCCCGCCAAGCACTTCGTCGTGGTGGACGCGGGCATGAACGACTTGCTCCGCCCCGCCCTCTACGAGGCCCACCACGCCCTGCAGCCTCTGGTGAAGCGCCGGGGCAAGCCGGTGGAGGTGGACGTCGTGGGGCCGGTGTGTGAGTCCACCGACGTGCTGGCCAGGGCCCGGCCCCTGGTCCTCCCCCAGGCGGGCGAGCTGTACGCCTTCATGAGTGCCGGGGCTTACGGGATGAGCATGGCTTCCAACTACAACTCCCGACCCCGCCCGGCCGAGGTGATGGTGGACGGGGAGGCCTGGAGGGTCGTCCGCGAACGGGAGCGGGTCGAGGATCTCTGGCGCGGCGAGCGGGCCTGA
- the lptM gene encoding LPS translocon maturation chaperone LptM produces MRRVHSSFWVAASLALVLVACGIKGSPRPPSPPPAPPTETQPPPQEPGRGPIEPSGPSITPSPDAGTFAPGSETPGSEAQ; encoded by the coding sequence ATGCGCCGCGTCCACTCGTCCTTCTGGGTCGCCGCCAGCCTCGCGCTGGTGCTGGTGGCGTGCGGCATCAAGGGCTCGCCCCGGCCGCCGAGCCCGCCTCCCGCGCCTCCCACGGAGACGCAGCCTCCGCCGCAGGAGCCCGGCAGGGGCCCCATCGAGCCGTCGGGGCCCTCCATCACCCCCTCCCCGGACGCGGGCACCTTCGCCCCGGGCTCCGAGACGCCGGGCTCCGAGGCACAGTGA
- a CDS encoding TIGR04551 family protein produces MSHALLAALLVASSTATAQVPDGGTPAHAEAAPAAPAAAAPASPSSAQPPSSAQPPAAGATGAATPEGTVSRDDLEATKAELREEIRAEIAKQSVGSSEWNEEFPEEKRKLEVFTLDGYFRMRPTLFYKFDLGKVPGEELFPRSNRSAAENTQSFATMRLRMEPTFNVSEQVSLKLEVLGLDNVVLGSQPDSRYPGDQRDLFGIFSESQDSAVDMLEDSIKIRRAYGEVKTPVGILRFGRMGSQWGLGMLRNDGTCFDCDFGDTVDRVQFVTNPFEGWYVTPMLDFNDEGVVNGGGSQGEPVDLTQADDSHGWVIAIARRDTDPVIRSKLENNQGVLQYGLHFTYRAQNWEYDAATDNGSGVGFIPRDAALYIPDLWLKYEERTWRLEFELAAILGNIGNRALDVGGINDPSQNQSLQIAQFGGVAQGELKLMNNKLSLGLELGFASGDRAPGFGNQPGRAGSGDRDETVAGDFEGPQYECDAGGCGDNAIRNFRFNRDYRVDLILWREIIGGVTDAFYVRPSVKYTVTEGFDLYGRLIYSQALYAESTPSFENKALGLEANIGADYKTEDGFVAGVAYGILFPMSGLQEYAPTLRRELETPQTIRGWLGINF; encoded by the coding sequence ATGTCTCACGCTCTGCTGGCGGCGCTGCTCGTCGCTTCGTCCACGGCCACCGCCCAGGTGCCCGACGGTGGCACGCCCGCGCACGCGGAGGCCGCGCCCGCCGCGCCCGCCGCAGCCGCTCCCGCGTCTCCTTCTTCGGCGCAGCCGCCTTCTTCGGCGCAGCCGCCCGCCGCCGGTGCCACGGGCGCCGCCACCCCCGAAGGCACCGTCAGCCGCGACGACCTGGAGGCCACCAAGGCGGAGCTGCGCGAGGAGATTCGCGCCGAAATCGCCAAGCAGTCCGTGGGCTCCTCCGAGTGGAACGAGGAGTTCCCCGAGGAGAAGCGCAAGCTCGAGGTCTTCACCCTCGACGGCTACTTCCGGATGCGCCCCACGCTCTTCTACAAGTTCGACCTGGGCAAGGTCCCCGGCGAGGAGCTCTTCCCGCGCTCGAACCGCAGCGCCGCGGAGAACACCCAGTCCTTCGCCACCATGCGCCTGCGCATGGAGCCCACCTTCAACGTGTCCGAGCAGGTGAGCCTGAAGCTCGAGGTGCTCGGCCTGGACAACGTGGTGCTCGGCTCCCAGCCGGACTCGCGCTACCCCGGTGACCAGCGCGACCTGTTCGGCATCTTCTCGGAGAGCCAGGACTCCGCGGTGGACATGCTGGAGGACTCCATCAAGATTCGCCGCGCCTATGGCGAGGTGAAGACGCCGGTGGGCATCCTGCGCTTCGGCCGCATGGGCAGCCAGTGGGGCCTGGGCATGCTGCGCAACGACGGCACGTGCTTCGACTGCGACTTCGGCGACACGGTGGACCGCGTCCAGTTCGTCACCAACCCCTTCGAGGGCTGGTACGTGACGCCAATGCTCGACTTCAACGACGAGGGCGTCGTCAATGGGGGCGGCTCCCAGGGTGAGCCGGTGGACCTCACCCAGGCGGATGACAGCCATGGCTGGGTGATTGCCATCGCCCGCCGGGACACCGACCCGGTCATCCGCTCCAAGCTGGAGAACAACCAGGGCGTGCTCCAGTACGGCCTGCACTTCACCTACCGCGCGCAGAACTGGGAGTACGACGCCGCCACCGACAACGGCTCGGGCGTGGGCTTCATCCCCCGCGACGCGGCGCTCTACATCCCGGACCTGTGGCTGAAGTACGAGGAGCGCACCTGGCGCCTGGAGTTCGAGCTGGCGGCCATCCTCGGCAACATCGGCAACCGCGCGCTGGACGTGGGCGGCATCAACGACCCGTCGCAGAACCAGAGCCTGCAGATCGCCCAGTTCGGCGGCGTGGCGCAGGGTGAGCTGAAGCTGATGAACAACAAGCTGTCGCTCGGCCTGGAGCTGGGCTTCGCCTCCGGCGACAGGGCCCCCGGCTTCGGCAACCAGCCGGGCCGTGCCGGCTCCGGCGATCGCGATGAGACGGTGGCCGGCGACTTCGAGGGCCCCCAGTACGAGTGTGACGCGGGCGGGTGCGGCGACAACGCCATCCGCAACTTCCGCTTCAACCGTGACTACCGCGTGGACCTCATCCTCTGGCGCGAAATCATCGGCGGCGTGACGGACGCCTTCTATGTGCGCCCGTCGGTGAAGTACACCGTCACCGAGGGCTTCGACCTGTACGGTCGCCTCATCTACTCGCAGGCGCTCTACGCGGAGTCCACGCCCTCCTTCGAGAACAAGGCGCTGGGGCTCGAGGCCAACATCGGCGCGGACTACAAGACGGAGGACGGCTTCGTCGCGGGCGTCGCCTACGGCATCCTCTTCCCGATGAGCGGCCTGCAGGAGTACGCCCCCACGCTGCGCAGGGAGCTGGAGACGCCGCAGACCATCCGCGGCTGGCTGGGAATCAACTTCTAG
- the mutM gene encoding bifunctional DNA-formamidopyrimidine glycosylase/DNA-(apurinic or apyrimidinic site) lyase, with protein sequence MPELPEVEIARRNLVRWFGGRRLVRAEADDTRIFRGADRARFAALTGRLESLVRRGKYLLFAFEGGQGLMAHLGMTGKFVRRTEGHVEPYSRARFHLDDGHVLHFADARMFGRMEPAPAALLRQLDAVKLLGRDPLADGLTAGQLQQALGTTKQPLKVALMDQERLAGLGNIHAAEALFRAGLHPARPPASLAPDEWKRLVGAIRATIDFGLKEQEGEEPVYLEEGRSENPFQVYGRAGGPCSQCGKAVESFTQGGRTTHFCPKCQPPRGVHASNPAPGKR encoded by the coding sequence ATGCCTGAGCTTCCGGAAGTGGAGATCGCCCGGCGCAACCTGGTGCGCTGGTTCGGCGGCCGGCGCCTCGTGCGCGCCGAGGCGGACGACACCCGCATCTTCCGCGGGGCCGACCGCGCCCGCTTCGCCGCCCTCACCGGCCGGCTGGAGTCCCTCGTCCGCCGGGGCAAGTACCTCCTCTTCGCCTTCGAGGGCGGACAGGGGCTGATGGCCCACCTGGGCATGACGGGGAAGTTCGTCCGGAGGACGGAGGGGCACGTGGAGCCCTACAGCCGCGCCCGCTTCCACCTGGACGACGGCCACGTCCTGCACTTCGCCGACGCGCGCATGTTCGGCCGCATGGAGCCCGCGCCCGCCGCGCTGCTGCGCCAGCTGGACGCCGTGAAGCTCCTGGGGAGGGACCCGCTCGCGGACGGCCTCACCGCGGGCCAGCTCCAGCAGGCCCTGGGCACCACGAAGCAGCCCCTCAAGGTGGCCCTGATGGACCAGGAGCGGCTGGCCGGCCTGGGCAACATCCACGCCGCCGAGGCCCTCTTCCGCGCCGGCCTCCACCCCGCCCGCCCGCCTGCTTCCCTCGCCCCGGACGAGTGGAAGCGCCTGGTGGGGGCCATCCGGGCCACCATCGACTTCGGCCTCAAGGAGCAGGAAGGGGAGGAGCCGGTGTACCTGGAGGAGGGGCGCTCGGAGAACCCGTTCCAGGTCTACGGCCGCGCCGGGGGGCCATGCTCCCAGTGCGGCAAGGCGGTGGAGTCCTTCACCCAGGGCGGTCGCACCACCCACTTCTGTCCGAAATGCCAGCCCCCGCGGGGCGTTCACGCGTCGAACCCCGCTCCCGGTAAGCGTTGA
- a CDS encoding superoxide dismutase — MADVPQKKYTPMQFPQLKGLKGLSDAVLETHFKLYEGYVNRTNKLTETLSGLQLKGEAAGTNPAYAEMTRRLGFEYNGMVLHEYYFGNMKPGGSGATPPAKLKKAMEESFGSFENWFADFKAVATMPGIGWAVTFQDPRTGWLSNHWITLHETNNIAGFKPIIIMDAWEHAFTPDYKANERGKYVDAYFSNIDYDACEGRLK, encoded by the coding sequence ATGGCGGACGTGCCGCAGAAGAAGTACACGCCGATGCAGTTCCCGCAGCTGAAGGGCCTCAAGGGCCTGAGCGACGCGGTGCTGGAGACCCACTTCAAGCTGTACGAGGGCTACGTCAACCGCACCAACAAGCTGACCGAGACGCTCTCCGGCCTGCAGCTCAAGGGCGAGGCGGCGGGCACCAACCCGGCCTATGCGGAGATGACCCGCCGGCTGGGCTTCGAGTACAACGGCATGGTCCTCCACGAGTACTACTTCGGCAACATGAAGCCGGGGGGCTCGGGCGCCACGCCGCCGGCGAAGCTGAAGAAGGCCATGGAGGAGAGCTTCGGCTCCTTCGAGAACTGGTTCGCCGACTTCAAGGCCGTGGCCACCATGCCGGGCATCGGCTGGGCCGTCACGTTCCAGGACCCGCGCACCGGGTGGCTGTCCAACCACTGGATCACCCTGCACGAGACGAACAACATCGCCGGCTTCAAGCCCATCATCATCATGGACGCGTGGGAGCATGCCTTCACGCCGGACTACAAGGCGAACGAGCGCGGCAAGTACGTGGACGCGTACTTCTCCAACATCGACTACGACGCCTGCGAAGGCCGTCTGAAGTAG
- the ku gene encoding non-homologous end joining protein Ku translates to MSRPVWVGSLSFGLVSVPVRLYSAISPRPLQFHLLHDEDGARIQNKRVCSADGEEVPFEHVVKGYALADGRHVQITRGELEAFDPESARSIELEDFVEAGEIDPLYYDTSYHLVPAEGAERAYALLVATLREAGRVGIGRFVLYQKGHLVAVRPHGRGLLLSTLHYAEDVVSQDSLSELALAGARPQERELEVALSLVEARATDFEPRRYHDVHRERLLAFLERRARKEAGGRRVHAGATVQQPPRGDLLAALEQSVAALRAGQPLPPPPQQGALRVRPQASAHEAREARELPQAREPHGGGETPTSGTPGPQRKTDGSGKPSA, encoded by the coding sequence ATGTCGCGTCCCGTCTGGGTGGGCTCGCTGAGCTTCGGCCTGGTGAGCGTTCCGGTGCGGCTCTACAGCGCCATCAGCCCGAGGCCGCTGCAATTCCACCTGCTGCACGACGAGGACGGCGCTCGCATCCAGAACAAGCGGGTGTGCTCGGCGGACGGCGAGGAGGTGCCCTTCGAGCACGTGGTGAAGGGGTACGCGCTGGCCGACGGCCGGCACGTGCAGATAACGCGCGGCGAGCTGGAGGCGTTCGACCCGGAGTCCGCGCGGAGCATCGAGCTGGAGGACTTCGTGGAGGCCGGGGAGATAGACCCCCTCTACTACGACACCTCCTACCACCTGGTTCCCGCCGAGGGCGCGGAGCGCGCCTATGCGCTGCTGGTCGCCACGCTGCGCGAAGCGGGCCGCGTGGGCATCGGCCGGTTCGTCCTGTACCAGAAGGGACACCTGGTCGCCGTGCGGCCCCATGGCCGGGGGCTGCTGCTGTCCACGCTCCACTACGCGGAGGACGTGGTGTCCCAGGACAGCCTGTCCGAGCTGGCGCTGGCGGGGGCGCGTCCCCAGGAGCGGGAGCTGGAGGTCGCGCTCAGCCTCGTCGAGGCGCGGGCCACCGACTTCGAGCCGCGCCGCTACCACGACGTCCACCGCGAGCGGCTGCTGGCCTTCCTGGAGCGCCGCGCCCGGAAGGAGGCAGGCGGGCGGCGCGTCCACGCGGGCGCCACCGTGCAGCAACCTCCGCGGGGAGACCTGCTCGCCGCCCTGGAGCAGAGCGTGGCCGCGCTCCGGGCAGGTCAGCCGCTTCCACCGCCGCCCCAGCAGGGCGCGCTGCGAGTGCGGCCCCAGGCGTCCGCCCACGAAGCGCGTGAGGCGCGCGAGCTTCCGCAGGCCCGGGAGCCGCACGGTGGAGGCGAGACCCCCACCTCCGGCACCCCGGGGCCCCAGCGGAAGACGGACGGGAGCGGAAAGCCCTCGGCCTGA
- a CDS encoding M48 family metallopeptidase: MQRILSVVLGLTLATGLTAGCTKQRVQAEKAIARTLISDEQEEDLGKQVKQELETKEKIKYVQDPSIVDYVRTLSSPVLRQATKDRPGVKWKINVIDDPKMVNAFATPGGYLYVYTGLILAADTEAELVGVMAHEAGHVVGRHSARAMVNQMGIQTVTAAALGQNPSAVGQIAAQLVGGGTMLAHGRSEEIEADEYGARYSSGAGYDPRGLITFFEKLQKQQGDTPGFMKWLSTHPANKDRIANIQKIISQNNLRGKNNAPGGLPAIKQKLGGK; this comes from the coding sequence ATGCAGCGAATCCTCTCGGTGGTACTGGGCCTCACCCTGGCAACGGGCCTGACGGCGGGCTGCACCAAGCAACGCGTCCAGGCGGAGAAGGCCATCGCGCGAACCCTCATCTCCGACGAGCAGGAGGAGGACCTGGGCAAGCAGGTGAAGCAGGAGCTCGAGACGAAGGAGAAGATCAAGTACGTCCAGGACCCGAGCATCGTCGACTACGTCCGGACGCTGTCCTCGCCCGTGCTGCGGCAGGCCACCAAGGACCGGCCGGGCGTGAAGTGGAAGATCAACGTCATCGACGACCCGAAGATGGTGAACGCGTTCGCCACGCCGGGCGGGTACCTCTACGTCTACACGGGCCTCATCCTCGCGGCGGACACGGAGGCGGAGCTGGTGGGCGTCATGGCGCACGAGGCGGGCCACGTGGTGGGCCGGCACTCGGCGCGCGCCATGGTGAACCAGATGGGCATCCAGACCGTCACGGCGGCGGCGCTGGGACAGAACCCCAGCGCGGTGGGGCAGATTGCCGCGCAGCTGGTGGGCGGCGGGACGATGCTGGCGCACGGCCGCAGCGAGGAGATCGAGGCGGACGAGTACGGCGCCCGCTACTCCTCCGGCGCCGGGTATGACCCGCGCGGGCTCATCACCTTCTTCGAGAAGCTCCAGAAGCAGCAGGGCGACACGCCGGGCTTCATGAAGTGGCTGAGCACCCACCCCGCGAACAAGGACCGCATCGCGAACATCCAGAAGATCATCTCGCAGAACAACCTGCGCGGGAAGAACAACGCCCCGGGCGGGCTGCCCGCCATCAAGCAGAAGCTGGGCGGGAAGTAG
- a CDS encoding YihY/virulence factor BrkB family protein, which yields MRLPRLKYLTWREFGRRFVKEFQEDTVTDIAAQLSYYFLFSLFPFLFFLFTLVAYLPFAPGAVDAMLDRIRPLVPGDALTLVTGHLEALVNQPRPRLLTAGLIIALWTASRGVDALRTALNLAYDVPESRPLWKTQGLAMLVTLAGTLLIPLSFTVFLLGGKLGAWLAAKLQLVDAFYLLWSWLRWPFTAGLVMLALALCYYLLPDVKQRFKYITPGSVLGTCVWLLSTWGFTQYVEHFGKYNVTYGSIGGVVVLMLWLYISGLVFILGGEINAILEHASAEGKAKGARDFDQPAPLEPPVKTAGAAKSASSAKKSRLARFRWRRRVARGQPPEPTVAELEREPPSHLH from the coding sequence ATGCGGTTGCCCAGGCTCAAGTACCTGACGTGGCGGGAGTTCGGCCGGCGCTTCGTGAAGGAGTTCCAGGAAGACACCGTCACCGACATCGCCGCCCAGCTCTCCTACTACTTCCTCTTCTCCCTCTTCCCGTTCCTCTTCTTCCTGTTCACGCTCGTCGCCTACCTGCCCTTCGCCCCGGGCGCGGTGGACGCGATGCTGGACCGCATCCGCCCGCTGGTGCCCGGGGACGCGCTGACGCTCGTCACCGGCCACCTGGAAGCGCTGGTGAACCAGCCCCGGCCGAGGCTGCTGACGGCGGGGCTCATCATCGCCCTGTGGACGGCCTCGCGCGGCGTGGACGCCCTGCGCACGGCGCTCAACCTGGCCTACGACGTGCCCGAGTCCCGCCCGCTCTGGAAGACCCAGGGCCTGGCCATGCTGGTGACGCTCGCCGGCACGCTGCTCATCCCGCTGTCCTTCACCGTCTTCCTGCTGGGCGGAAAGCTGGGAGCGTGGCTCGCGGCGAAGCTGCAGCTCGTGGACGCCTTCTATCTCCTCTGGTCCTGGCTGCGCTGGCCCTTCACCGCGGGGCTGGTGATGCTGGCGCTGGCGCTCTGCTATTACCTGCTCCCCGACGTGAAGCAGCGCTTCAAGTACATCACCCCCGGCTCCGTGCTGGGCACGTGCGTGTGGCTGCTGAGCACGTGGGGCTTCACGCAGTACGTGGAGCACTTCGGCAAGTACAACGTCACCTACGGCTCCATCGGCGGCGTCGTGGTGCTGATGCTGTGGCTCTACATCTCCGGGCTGGTGTTCATCCTCGGCGGCGAAATCAACGCCATCCTCGAGCACGCCTCCGCGGAGGGGAAGGCCAAGGGCGCGCGCGACTTCGACCAGCCCGCCCCGCTGGAGCCCCCCGTCAAGACGGCGGGCGCCGCGAAGAGCGCCAGCAGCGCGAAGAAGTCGCGGCTGGCGCGCTTCCGGTGGCGGCGGCGCGTGGCCCGGGGGCAGCCCCCCGAGCCCACCGTGGCGGAGCTGGAGCGCGAGCCCCCGTCCCACCTGCACTGA
- a CDS encoding MTAP family purine nucleoside phosphorylase yields MAVRVGIIGSHGLGQVLGVIGRGDSHILETPFGPHAGAIISTELDGVPVVYVSRHGPGHIHNATRSPYRANLFALKMLGVTHVLATGTVGSLREHIQPLQLVLPDQVIDRTYRRPCTFYDDVAVHVELGSPFCSTLRQVLASAADAQGPAVHPQATYVCVEGPSLSTRAESLLYQTWGADLVGMTAMPEARLAREAELHYAMVALPTDYDSWRPAPPGQAHEALLSQLSHNVQAVTASGAALIRRALPRIAECRHTCPCDSALALAICTDRARIPDEVRTRLRPLLGRYLSPTVA; encoded by the coding sequence ATGGCTGTCAGGGTGGGCATCATCGGGAGCCACGGACTCGGCCAGGTGCTGGGCGTCATCGGTCGGGGGGACTCCCACATCCTCGAGACGCCCTTCGGACCGCACGCCGGCGCCATCATCTCCACGGAGCTGGACGGCGTCCCCGTCGTCTATGTCTCCCGCCATGGCCCCGGGCACATCCACAACGCCACCCGCTCGCCGTACCGCGCCAACCTCTTCGCCCTGAAGATGCTGGGCGTCACCCACGTGCTCGCCACCGGCACCGTGGGCAGCCTGCGCGAGCACATCCAGCCCCTCCAGCTCGTCCTCCCGGACCAGGTCATCGACCGCACCTACCGGCGGCCCTGCACCTTCTATGACGACGTCGCCGTCCACGTGGAGCTGGGCTCGCCCTTCTGCTCCACGCTGCGGCAGGTGCTGGCCTCCGCCGCGGACGCCCAGGGCCCCGCCGTCCACCCGCAGGCCACCTACGTCTGCGTCGAGGGCCCCTCGCTCAGCACGCGCGCGGAGAGCCTCCTGTACCAGACGTGGGGTGCGGACCTGGTGGGCATGACGGCCATGCCCGAGGCCCGGCTCGCCCGCGAGGCGGAGCTGCACTACGCGATGGTCGCCCTGCCCACCGACTACGACTCGTGGCGGCCCGCGCCTCCGGGCCAGGCGCACGAGGCCCTGCTGTCGCAGCTGTCTCACAACGTCCAGGCCGTCACCGCCAGCGGCGCCGCCCTCATCCGCCGCGCGCTGCCCCGCATCGCCGAGTGCCGCCACACCTGCCCCTGCGACTCCGCGCTGGCCCTGGCCATCTGCACCGACCGGGCGCGCATCCCCGACGAGGTCCGCACCCGCCTCCGCCCGCTGCTGGGCAGGTACCTCTCGCCCACGGTGGCCTGA